A single Candidatus Poribacteria bacterium DNA region contains:
- a CDS encoding DUF1549 and DUF1553 domain-containing protein, with amino-acid sequence MKPRFNFVTTLLVAFAICFAFQLAAQSEMARPASTEVPTAEEWLASVALTKLRVHPESLTLEHARDGRRVLVSGKTKDGTWVDVTPWAVLTPATGAVKVHEDSYIFPMAVGATKIIVTVSGVRAELPVEVKSMEAPPVSFVRDVMPLLSHAGCNNGTCHGAAKGKNGFKLSLRGYDPDFDYELLIEDISGRRFNRAFPEQSLMLLKPTSEVPHKGGQVVVPGSRDYELIHQWIAEGANSDVETTQRVERLEVLPDTAELAMPGMKQQLIVVAHYPDGTTRDVTREAKFTSSVNEVAKITDDGVVTAERRGETAILTRYEGAYSTNGIIVMGDRSGYKWVQTPEYNYIDTHVHNKLKRMKILPSQLCTDEEFVRRIYFDLTGLPPTPEQARSFLADTTASKVKREKLIDTLVETPEFIDHWTHKWADLLQSNRKFLGERGVWLFQQWIHQAIAQNRPYDQFVRDLITATGSTYANPAASYFRVSREYTAAVENTTQLFLGVRFSCNKCHDHPFEKWTQNQYYELGAFFADVNVKQGQLPGDEIVYASYTETPVKHPRTLAVVEPSVPFGEVAAETDNKQQMLAQWLTSKENPMFARAGANRIWSYFMGRGIIEPVDDIRTSNPPSNPELLDALTKDFVDSGFDIKHIMRTIVRSRTYQQSIKTNKWNKSDTINFSHAVARRLTAEQLLDAIGVATGSRPRFEEVPKNFRAVQLPDSKVKDDGFLKLFGRPERETSCECERTTEVSLAHAMNLINGPTVAEALIDPKGRIAQLIKSNQDDRALVEELYLATFSRLPEKSEYAVAVEHIANAESKEEGAQDLLWALINSPAFLFNR; translated from the coding sequence ATGAAACCCAGGTTTAACTTTGTAACTACACTCCTTGTTGCATTTGCCATCTGCTTCGCGTTTCAGTTAGCAGCGCAAAGTGAGATGGCGCGACCTGCGAGTACCGAAGTACCGACAGCTGAAGAATGGCTTGCAAGTGTCGCTTTAACGAAGTTGAGGGTTCATCCGGAGTCACTGACATTGGAGCATGCACGTGATGGCAGACGTGTACTCGTGTCAGGTAAGACAAAAGATGGCACATGGGTAGATGTAACACCGTGGGCTGTGCTAACACCCGCTACTGGCGCGGTGAAGGTACATGAAGATAGCTATATATTCCCGATGGCAGTTGGCGCAACGAAAATCATTGTTACTGTCAGCGGCGTGAGAGCCGAATTACCCGTAGAGGTCAAGAGTATGGAGGCCCCGCCTGTGAGTTTCGTACGGGATGTTATGCCACTCCTGAGCCATGCTGGATGTAATAACGGCACATGCCACGGTGCAGCGAAGGGTAAAAACGGATTCAAACTCTCTCTCCGTGGCTACGATCCCGATTTTGATTATGAACTCTTGATTGAGGATATATCCGGCAGACGCTTCAATAGGGCTTTCCCCGAACAGAGTCTAATGTTGCTGAAACCGACATCCGAAGTGCCACACAAAGGGGGGCAAGTCGTCGTACCGGGGTCTCGGGATTATGAACTCATCCACCAATGGATAGCAGAAGGGGCGAATTCTGATGTCGAAACCACACAGCGCGTTGAAAGGTTAGAGGTCTTACCCGATACCGCTGAACTTGCTATGCCGGGTATGAAGCAGCAGCTTATTGTCGTCGCACACTATCCCGATGGCACAACGCGAGATGTCACCCGTGAAGCAAAATTCACGAGCAGCGTCAATGAGGTCGCAAAGATCACAGATGACGGTGTGGTAACCGCAGAACGCCGCGGTGAAACCGCTATCCTCACCCGATATGAAGGTGCCTACAGCACAAACGGCATCATCGTAATGGGTGACAGAAGCGGGTACAAGTGGGTTCAAACGCCTGAGTATAACTATATTGATACACACGTCCACAATAAATTGAAGCGGATGAAAATCCTACCTTCTCAGCTCTGCACAGATGAAGAGTTTGTACGGCGTATCTATTTCGATCTGACAGGGCTCCCACCGACACCCGAACAGGCCCGGAGTTTCCTCGCGGATACTACCGCCTCTAAAGTCAAACGGGAAAAACTGATTGACACACTCGTCGAAACACCGGAGTTTATCGACCACTGGACACATAAGTGGGCAGATCTGCTACAGTCTAACCGCAAATTCCTCGGTGAACGCGGGGTCTGGCTCTTCCAACAGTGGATCCATCAGGCAATCGCACAGAATCGTCCGTATGACCAGTTTGTGCGGGACCTGATTACTGCAACTGGAAGCACCTACGCAAATCCCGCGGCAAGTTATTTCCGTGTATCCCGTGAATATACCGCTGCAGTCGAAAACACAACGCAGCTGTTCTTAGGTGTTCGGTTCTCATGCAACAAATGCCACGACCATCCGTTTGAAAAATGGACGCAAAACCAGTACTATGAACTTGGAGCGTTCTTCGCGGATGTCAATGTGAAACAGGGGCAGCTACCCGGAGATGAAATCGTCTACGCCAGTTACACTGAAACCCCTGTGAAACATCCCCGAACCTTAGCAGTGGTTGAACCCTCTGTTCCATTTGGTGAAGTTGCAGCAGAAACCGATAATAAGCAACAGATGCTCGCTCAGTGGCTCACCTCTAAGGAAAATCCGATGTTCGCACGCGCAGGGGCGAACCGTATCTGGAGCTACTTCATGGGACGCGGGATCATTGAACCTGTTGACGATATCCGCACGAGTAATCCGCCAAGCAACCCTGAATTACTCGACGCATTGACAAAGGATTTCGTGGACAGCGGATTCGATATCAAGCATATCATGAGAACGATTGTTCGTTCCCGAACCTATCAACAGAGTATCAAGACGAATAAGTGGAACAAGTCAGATACGATTAACTTCTCACACGCTGTCGCAAGACGCTTGACGGCAGAACAGTTGTTAGACGCTATCGGGGTCGCAACAGGAAGTCGACCGCGGTTCGAAGAGGTACCCAAAAACTTCCGCGCAGTCCAATTGCCAGACAGCAAGGTCAAAGATGATGGATTTTTGAAACTGTTTGGTAGACCCGAACGCGAAACTTCCTGCGAATGTGAGCGCACCACTGAGGTGAGTCTCGCACACGCAATGAATCTCATTAATGGACCAACGGTCGCAGAAGCACTCATTGATCCAAAAGGACGTATCGCACAACTCATCAAATCGAATCAGGATGACCGAGCTCTCGTTGAAGAATTATATCTCGCAACATTTTCTCGGTTACCAGAGAAGAGCGAATATGCAGTAGCGGTTGAACATATCGCGAACGCTGAATCTAAGGAAGAAGGCGCACAAGATCTGTTGTGGGCATTGATTAACAGTCCCGCCTTCTTATTCAATCGCTAA
- a CDS encoding sulfatase-like hydrolase/transferase, translated as MPANTPNILWVCTDQQRYDTIGALGNPFVSTPNIDSLVGGGVAFTHAYCQSPICTPSRASFLTGMYPNATHANRNGNDFFPNAYPLVTRTLTDIGYDCGLIGKLHLASAYRRIEPRTDDGYRYWQYSHAPRDDWEHGHDYADWVRSKGYILGELNRNPEGVPAALHQTTWCAEKTIEFIREERDCPWLASVNIYDPHPPFNPPQTHRERFNPSEMPEPLFRDSDLEQQTRLQAVDFQAKVRTPDNLDIRSPILPQTPRQETEAVGARDAKTLKAAYYAMIQLIDEQLGRVLETLEETGQRENTVIIFTSDHGETLGDHGLIQKGCRFYEGLVRVPLIFSWQGQFVNGLKSDALVELVDKAPTLLELAGLTPPEGMHGRSLLPILRGETDPDHHRDFVRCEYYDAVNGRDHSFATMYRNERYKLVVYHGHEEGELYDLIEDPDEFDNLWHTPDKQDIKMDLLKLNFDASMFAMDIGPRRVGPM; from the coding sequence ATGCCTGCTAACACGCCAAATATACTCTGGGTTTGCACAGATCAGCAACGTTACGACACAATCGGTGCGTTGGGGAACCCGTTCGTGTCAACCCCGAACATTGATAGCCTCGTAGGAGGCGGAGTCGCCTTCACGCATGCCTATTGTCAAAGTCCTATCTGTACACCAAGTCGGGCGAGTTTTCTCACAGGCATGTATCCCAACGCAACACACGCGAATCGCAACGGAAACGATTTTTTTCCTAACGCGTATCCGCTTGTGACGCGTACCCTCACAGACATCGGTTATGATTGCGGGCTGATTGGCAAACTCCATCTCGCAAGTGCTTACCGGCGAATAGAGCCACGAACAGACGACGGATACCGCTATTGGCAATACAGCCATGCACCAAGAGACGACTGGGAACACGGACACGACTACGCAGATTGGGTGCGCTCGAAAGGCTATATTTTAGGTGAGTTGAATCGAAATCCAGAAGGCGTGCCAGCAGCGTTACATCAGACGACGTGGTGTGCGGAAAAGACAATCGAGTTCATCCGTGAAGAACGTGATTGTCCGTGGCTCGCAAGCGTCAACATCTACGATCCGCATCCGCCGTTTAATCCACCACAGACGCACCGAGAACGGTTTAATCCATCGGAGATGCCAGAGCCGCTTTTCCGAGATAGCGATCTCGAACAGCAGACCCGATTGCAAGCAGTTGATTTTCAGGCTAAAGTACGCACGCCAGATAATTTGGACATTCGGAGTCCTATCTTGCCACAAACACCGCGCCAAGAGACAGAGGCAGTCGGTGCGAGAGATGCCAAGACACTCAAAGCCGCTTATTACGCGATGATCCAACTCATTGACGAGCAGCTCGGCAGGGTGCTGGAAACGCTTGAGGAAACAGGGCAACGCGAAAATACCGTCATCATTTTCACCAGCGACCACGGAGAAACACTCGGCGACCACGGATTGATTCAGAAAGGCTGCCGATTCTACGAAGGTTTGGTCAGGGTCCCACTGATTTTTTCGTGGCAAGGGCAGTTTGTGAACGGTCTAAAAAGCGATGCACTCGTTGAACTCGTTGATAAAGCACCGACACTTTTGGAGTTAGCAGGATTAACACCACCTGAAGGCATGCACGGGCGATCGCTACTGCCTATCCTCCGAGGTGAAACCGATCCAGACCATCACCGCGACTTTGTCCGGTGTGAATACTATGACGCTGTCAATGGCCGCGACCATTCTTTCGCAACAATGTACCGAAATGAACGTTACAAATTAGTAGTTTATCACGGACACGAGGAGGGAGAACTCTACGACTTGATCGAGGATCCCGACGAATTTGACAACCTCTGGCATACACCCGATAAGCAGGACATCAAAATGGATCTGTTAAAACTAAATTTCGACGCGTCTATGTTTGCTATGGATATAGGGCCGCGCCGGGTGGGACCGATGTAA
- a CDS encoding WD40 repeat domain-containing protein, giving the protein METINAQNDPQSSLPEGVKARLDQGNLTGDIAFSPDGTQLAVACDIGVWVYDVESAIGLNLLVEHREYVRCVAYAPDGAAIASGSIDNTVVLWDATSGAPTATLTGHTDAVRSVAFSPDGTTIVSGSPDGTVRLWDMSTGETKNTLTMDQFSIRSVTYSPDGSTIAAGSGDDTVLLWDAATGQQKAALTGHKHIVNSAVYSPSGETLASGSTDRTIRLWDAITGEPKNTLTGHRGYVWSVAYAPDGATLASASSDGTVRLWDARRGKPKTTLTGHTGSVRNVAYAPDGSLLASASEDNSVLLWDLS; this is encoded by the coding sequence TTGGAAACTATAAACGCTCAAAATGACCCACAATCGAGTCTACCTGAAGGGGTCAAAGCACGGCTCGATCAAGGAAACCTAACTGGAGATATAGCCTTTTCACCAGATGGCACGCAACTTGCTGTTGCCTGCGACATCGGGGTTTGGGTCTACGATGTAGAGAGCGCAATAGGGCTTAATCTCCTTGTGGAGCATAGAGAATACGTCAGATGTGTCGCTTACGCGCCTGATGGTGCCGCAATCGCAAGTGGGAGTATTGACAACACGGTCGTTTTGTGGGATGCAACCAGTGGAGCACCGACAGCAACACTCACAGGACATACTGACGCTGTTAGAAGTGTTGCCTTTTCTCCTGATGGGACCACGATCGTAAGTGGAAGTCCTGATGGTACGGTACGTCTCTGGGATATGAGCACAGGAGAAACTAAAAATACACTCACAATGGATCAGTTCTCTATTCGATCTGTTACGTATTCTCCTGATGGAAGTACAATTGCAGCTGGCAGTGGAGATGACACCGTACTACTCTGGGATGCTGCCACTGGGCAGCAAAAAGCTGCACTCACGGGGCATAAGCATATTGTCAATTCTGCTGTTTATTCTCCGAGTGGCGAAACCCTTGCCAGTGGGAGCACTGACCGCACGATTCGTTTGTGGGATGCGATAACAGGCGAACCGAAAAACACACTCACAGGACATAGAGGCTATGTCTGGAGTGTTGCATACGCGCCTGATGGCGCAACCCTCGCAAGTGCCAGTAGTGACGGAACGGTGCGTTTGTGGGATGCAAGGAGAGGTAAACCGAAAACCACACTCACTGGGCATACGGGTAGTGTTAGGAATGTCGCTTATGCACCTGATGGCAGTTTGCTCGCAAGTGCCAGTGAAGATAACTCCGTGCTGCTCTGGGACCTTTCGTAA
- a CDS encoding DNA methyltransferase, whose translation MLERNTIHCGDTFTLLKEVQDASVDLIVCDGPYGVTENSWDEISSIQEFNLALIEKFTPKLKDGGALYLFGKSDCIDFIDYRKFLNLRSKIVWYQPSRLAQGRINYTNNYDIICYFVKGKKPQCYNLDAIRVSQLVELEHRLRCENVPSVTNGKFGKTKYNPKGKNPGDVWGDIKQLTYKSKELVNRKVLNTIQKPERLIERIVLASSSPGDLVLDPFAGVGTCPVVCQRHQRDFIGFEIEPSFVKMGNQRLQKCQNKPDLHL comes from the coding sequence ATGCTTGAACGCAATACTATTCATTGTGGTGATACATTTACACTGCTGAAAGAGGTACAAGATGCTTCCGTAGATTTGATTGTATGCGATGGTCCGTATGGTGTAACAGAGAATTCGTGGGATGAAATTTCCTCAATTCAGGAATTTAACCTCGCACTCATCGAAAAGTTTACGCCGAAGTTGAAGGATGGCGGCGCGCTCTATCTGTTCGGTAAATCGGATTGTATTGACTTTATAGACTATCGAAAGTTTTTAAATCTTCGTTCAAAAATTGTATGGTATCAACCAAGCAGACTTGCACAAGGACGCATCAATTACACCAATAACTACGACATTATCTGCTATTTCGTCAAAGGCAAAAAGCCACAATGCTATAACTTGGATGCTATCAGAGTCTCGCAACTTGTTGAGTTAGAGCATCGACTTCGTTGTGAAAATGTGCCATCCGTGACAAATGGAAAATTTGGTAAGACGAAATACAATCCGAAAGGGAAGAATCCCGGCGATGTCTGGGGTGATATAAAGCAGCTAACCTATAAATCGAAGGAGTTAGTGAACAGGAAGGTACTCAATACGATCCAAAAACCTGAGCGGTTAATCGAGCGGATTGTATTAGCGAGTTCATCACCCGGTGATCTGGTGCTGGATCCCTTTGCAGGCGTAGGGACCTGTCCTGTGGTGTGTCAGCGACATCAACGGGATTTTATCGGGTTTGAAATTGAACCGAGTTTCGTGAAAATGGGAAACCAACGACTCCAAAAGTGCCAAAACAAACCGGACTTGCATTTATAA